The sequence CCAGAAATTTGCTAAAATGGATTTTGACGCCAAACAGGGTATCGTGGTCTTAAAGACTGATTTGTTTGCACTTCTGGTCGATATTTATCAGTCGTAAAAACATAAAAAAACCGATGGGTGAGATCGGTTTTTGTCTTTCATATTCAAATGGGGTATCAAAATTACTCAGCCTGGCTGTTTAATTTCTTTGCCAATTGTGCTTTTACGCGATTTGCTTTATTTTTATGGATCGTGCCTTTTAAAGCAGCCTTGTCCACTGCGCTTACAGCATTCGTATACAACTCTTTTACATTCGCATCCGAAGCTACTACTGCAGCGTCAAATTTCTTAAGGTCCGTCTTCAGGGCCGATTTAATCATTTTGTTACGCAATGTCTTTGTTGCGATAACCTTTACGCGTTTTTTAGCAGATTTGATATTAGGCAATTCATTCACCCCCGTTATTTTCTAAATTCAACAAATGATATATTATCATATTTGAGCGGCCGTTGCAAGCAATTTTTATACTTTTGTCGCATCTTTACTATATTTATACATTGTATTATAATAAATAACAGACGCGATGATATTGAATATTTTTTTAGGATGAGAGTATGCGGCAAAACGAATTGGCAATTGGCATGTATGATTCAGGCGTAGGCGGTATAAGTGTGCTTTGTGAAACAATAAAGCGTCTTCCGCATGAGCATTACATTTATTATGGAGACAGCGCCAACGCGCCCTACGGGACCAAGTCGGAAGAAGAGATCAAGGAGCTGTCCCTAAAATGCGGAGAGTTTCTTTTTCATAAGGGAGTCAAAATGATCGTAATCGCCTGTAATACCGCGACCAGCATTGTGGTACAGACCATGCGTGAGCGTTACAATATCCCCATTATCAGTATCGAGCCCGCTGTCAAGCCGGCCATGGAGAACCGCAGGCAGGGGAAGATCCTTGTACTCGCGACGCCTGCAACTTTAAAGCAGAAGCGTTACCATACCTTGCTCGACACTTTACAGGCACAGGATATTGTGATCAATGTGGAATGCGCCGGTCTCGCGGAGCTGATCGAAAAAGGAAATGTGAACGCCCCGCATATCAAAGCTTATCTGCATGATAAACTGGCTGCGTATCGCGGGCAGGAAATTGACGGTATCGTTATTGGCTGCACGCATTATTCTTTCGTCGCGGACAAAATAAAAGATATTGCCCTCAAATGGTTTCCCAAACCGTGCGGTATATATGACGGACGGTTTGGAACCGCAAAGCATATCGAGCATGTTCTTGCCAGTAATCATTTGCTTCATCCGCCAAACGGAGAGGTACCGATAGAATTTTTTACTTCAGGAAGCAGCGACCAAACCTCTATATACAGGCGTTTTTTAGAGATGCTCTAAAATATTTCCAAAAAGTAATAAAAAGGTCTGGTATTTTTCGCGTCTTCGGTGTACTATATATGGTGTTATGAATTCATTCAAAATACTAAATATATTGCACGGAGGCTTTTTCTATGTTTAGCAAAAATGCGGAAACTGTTCTTGAAAGACGTTATTTAAAGAAAGATAAGGACGGTAAACCGATTGAGAAACCGGACGATCTTCTAAAGCGCGTAGCGCATGCGATAGCGGAAGCGGACCAAGAGTTTGATGTGGAGGCCGATATTCGAAAAACACAGGATGTGTTTTATCAGATGATGGCTGATTTGCGCTTTATGCCAAATTCACCAACCCTGATGAATGCCGGACGGGAGCTGGGGCAGCTATCGGCATGTTTTGTTTTGCCGGTTGCCGATAGCATGGAGGACATCTTTGACGCGGTGAAAAACGCTGCGCTTATCCACAAGAGCGGCGGCGGCACTGGTTTTTCCTTTACCCGCCTGCGCGGAGCGGGAGCGGCGGTAAATTCGACGGGCGGCGTTGCGAGCGGTCCGGTAAGCTTTATGAAAGTCTTTAACGCTGCCACGGAAGCGGTAAAGCAGGGCGGTACGCGCCGTGGCGCCAACATGGGCATCCTGCGCATCGATCATCCCGATATTATGGACTTTATCCAGTGCAAAAAGAATACGACGGAAATTACCAATTTCAATATCAGCGTGGGCATTACCGAAGAATTTATGCAGGCCGTGCGTGACAAGCGGGACTATTCTTTGGTTGATCCGCACACAAAACAGGAAGTCAAAAAGCTGTATGCGCCGGATGTATACGCCCTGATCGTTAAAATGGCATGGACCAACGGCGAACCGGGAATCGTTTTCCTCGACCGCATTAACAGGGACAATCCGGTGCCCAAACTGGGCGAGGTCGAGAGTACGAATCCGTGCGGGGAACAGCCTTTGCTGCCCTATGAAAGCTGTAATCTCGGTTCCATTAATTTGAACGCCCTGATGGTGAAAAAAGGCGATGGATATGAGCTTGACTATGATCTGTTTTTGGAGACGATAAGAGACGCCGTCCATTTCCTTGACAATGTTATCACCGTCAACAATTATCCTCTGGAGCAGATTCGCGAGATGACCCTTTCCACGCGTAAGATCGGTCTTGGGCTTATGGGATTTGCCGATATTCTTTATAAGCTGAAAATTCCTTATAATTCCCAGTCTGCAATTGATTTGGCGGAAAAAATCATGAAATTCCTGCGGGATAACGCGCGGGAGATGTCCTGTGAACTGGCAAAACAGCGCGGCACTTTCCCGACGTATGATGAAAGCATCTTTAAAGGGCAGGGGCTTGTGCAGCGCAATGCGACAGTAACGACGATCGCTCCTACCGGAACCATCTCCATCATCTGCAACGCTTCGTCCGGAATCGAGCCTGTGTTCGGGCTATCGTATATCCGCAATGTCATGGATAACGATGAGCTTTTGGAAGTACATCCGTATTTCGAAGAGGTTATGAAGCAGCGTGGATTGTATTCAAAGGAATTGATGTCCAAAATTGCTTCCGAGGGAACGATTGCGCATATTGAGGAAATCCCGCAGGATATTAGGGATATTTTTGTGACAGCGCATGATATTAGCCCTGAATCGCATGTGCGCATGCAGGCGGCGTTCCAGAAATATACGGACAACGCGGTATCCAAGACGGTCAATTTCCCGCGTGAAGCCACA comes from Christensenellaceae bacterium and encodes:
- the murI gene encoding glutamate racemase, producing MRQNELAIGMYDSGVGGISVLCETIKRLPHEHYIYYGDSANAPYGTKSEEEIKELSLKCGEFLFHKGVKMIVIACNTATSIVVQTMRERYNIPIISIEPAVKPAMENRRQGKILVLATPATLKQKRYHTLLDTLQAQDIVINVECAGLAELIEKGNVNAPHIKAYLHDKLAAYRGQEIDGIVIGCTHYSFVADKIKDIALKWFPKPCGIYDGRFGTAKHIEHVLASNHLLHPPNGEVPIEFFTSGSSDQTSIYRRFLEML
- the rpsT gene encoding 30S ribosomal protein S20; this translates as MPNIKSAKKRVKVIATKTLRNKMIKSALKTDLKKFDAAVVASDANVKELYTNAVSAVDKAALKGTIHKNKANRVKAQLAKKLNSQAE
- the nrdJ gene encoding ribonucleotide-diphosphate reductase subunit alpha, producing MFSKNAETVLERRYLKKDKDGKPIEKPDDLLKRVAHAIAEADQEFDVEADIRKTQDVFYQMMADLRFMPNSPTLMNAGRELGQLSACFVLPVADSMEDIFDAVKNAALIHKSGGGTGFSFTRLRGAGAAVNSTGGVASGPVSFMKVFNAATEAVKQGGTRRGANMGILRIDHPDIMDFIQCKKNTTEITNFNISVGITEEFMQAVRDKRDYSLVDPHTKQEVKKLYAPDVYALIVKMAWTNGEPGIVFLDRINRDNPVPKLGEVESTNPCGEQPLLPYESCNLGSINLNALMVKKGDGYELDYDLFLETIRDAVHFLDNVITVNNYPLEQIREMTLSTRKIGLGLMGFADILYKLKIPYNSQSAIDLAEKIMKFLRDNAREMSCELAKQRGTFPTYDESIFKGQGLVQRNATVTTIAPTGTISIICNASSGIEPVFGLSYIRNVMDNDELLEVHPYFEEVMKQRGLYSKELMSKIASEGTIAHIEEIPQDIRDIFVTAHDISPESHVRMQAAFQKYTDNAVSKTVNFPREATQDDVRKVYDLAYDLGLKGVTIYRDGSRDAQVLNIGKVNKKENDGADAAAVLDEAIGNVVAPRSRPEVTQGITQKVKIGCGNLYITVNYDENGICEVFTNLGRAGGCPSQSEATSRLISTALRSGMDVDSIVEQLRGIRCHSTLRKGGDVKVLSCPDAIGRVLQTVAKMQDAKIAPLMQEDEKSQDDTKCPECGKPLDFEGGCNICRSCGYSKCG